One region of Populus trichocarpa isolate Nisqually-1 chromosome 4, P.trichocarpa_v4.1, whole genome shotgun sequence genomic DNA includes:
- the LOC7453640 gene encoding peptidyl-prolyl cis-trans isomerase CYP21-1 isoform X1, with product MVRDCPAWVVQPKCLLLFFVLLIFLIFAFTSPKQDEVKEEEQEYEITHRVYLDVDIDEQRQGRIVIGLYGKVVSKTAENFRALCTGEKGKGASGKPLHYKGTPFHRIISGFMIQGGDIVYGDGRGSDSIYGSIFPDENFKIKHSHAGVVSMVNSGPNSNGSQFFITTIKTSWLDGEHVVFGKVIQGMDTVYAIEGGAGTYSGKPRKKVIIADSGEIPKDKWDEET from the exons ATGGTTAGAGATTGTCCAGCTTGGGTGGTTCAACCTAAGTGCCTCCTTCTCTTCTTTGTCCTGcttatttttctcatctttgCCTTTACCAGTCCTAAACAG GATGAGGTGAAGGAAGAAGAACAGGAGTATGAGATAACTCATAGAGTATACTTGGATGTTGATATTGACGAGCAACGTCAGG GTAGAATTGTTATTGGATTATATGGAAAGGTTGTATCAAAAACTGCAG aAAATTTCAGGGCTTTGTGCACAg GGGAAAAAGGTAAGGGTGCGAGTGGGAAGCCCCTCCATTATAAGGGAACACCTTTTCATCGGATAATATCTGGTTTCATGATTCAAGGCGGTGACATAGTTTACGGTGATGGGAGGGGAAGCGATTCTATATATGGAAGCATCTTTCCCGATGAGAATTTTAAGATAAAACATTCACATGCAG GAGTTGTTTCCATGGTGAATTCAGGACCAAATTCCAATGGCTCTCAGTTTTTCATCACCACCATTAAGACTAGCTG GCTGGACGGAGAGCATGTTGTTTTTGGAAAGGTTATCCAAGGAATGGATACGGTTTATGCAATTGAAGGGGGAGCAGGAACTTACAGtggaaaacccagaaaaaaagtaattattgcTGACTCAGGAGAGATACCTAAGGACAAGTGGGATGAGGAAACTTGA
- the LOC7453640 gene encoding peptidyl-prolyl cis-trans isomerase CYP21-1 isoform X2, whose translation MVRDCPAWVVQPKCLLLFFVLLIFLIFAFTSPKQDEVKEEEQEYEITHRVYLDVDIDEQRQGRIVIGLYGKVVSKTAENFRALCTGEKGKGASGKPLHYKGTPFHRIISGFMIQGGDIVYGDGRGSDSIYGSIFPDENFKIKHSHAGVVSMVNSGPNSNGSQFFITTIKTSWNFASSMMHETKSIPDLY comes from the exons ATGGTTAGAGATTGTCCAGCTTGGGTGGTTCAACCTAAGTGCCTCCTTCTCTTCTTTGTCCTGcttatttttctcatctttgCCTTTACCAGTCCTAAACAG GATGAGGTGAAGGAAGAAGAACAGGAGTATGAGATAACTCATAGAGTATACTTGGATGTTGATATTGACGAGCAACGTCAGG GTAGAATTGTTATTGGATTATATGGAAAGGTTGTATCAAAAACTGCAG aAAATTTCAGGGCTTTGTGCACAg GGGAAAAAGGTAAGGGTGCGAGTGGGAAGCCCCTCCATTATAAGGGAACACCTTTTCATCGGATAATATCTGGTTTCATGATTCAAGGCGGTGACATAGTTTACGGTGATGGGAGGGGAAGCGATTCTATATATGGAAGCATCTTTCCCGATGAGAATTTTAAGATAAAACATTCACATGCAG GAGTTGTTTCCATGGTGAATTCAGGACCAAATTCCAATGGCTCTCAGTTTTTCATCACCACCATTAAGACTAGCTG GAATTTTGCATCATCAATGATGCACGAGACTAAATCTATACCAGACCTGTACTGA